One window from the genome of Lentibacillus daqui encodes:
- the argH gene encoding argininosuccinate lyase, which produces MSKLWGGRFTKATNQLVESFTASIEFDQQFAIEDIEGSIAHVTMLSECAIITDEEARQIIDGLQTIKKKIKSGSVNYTIEDEDIHMNIERMLTEEIGPVAGKLHTGRSRNDQVATDIHLYVKKKTKEMINLITAVQQAFVNQADTNIDVIMPGYTHLQRAQPILFSHHILAYFWMLERDKERLKDSIKRVDWSPLGAGALAGTTFPTNRERTAELLGFDTVYPNSLDAVSDRDFVLEFLSIASILMTHLSRISEELVIWSSQEFNFVELDDSFCTGSSIMPQKKNPDVPELLRGKTGRVHGNLFGLLTVLKGLPLAYNKDMQEDKEGLLDTATTLDGSLRLLAPMIDTMQVKKENMYHAVDQDYSNATDIADYLVTKGLPFREAHEIIGKIVLYAIQQKKYLLELSLDEYQSFSTLFAKDVFTFLEPKHVVDARKSLGGTAKSQVQQQLAQAKALMEG; this is translated from the coding sequence ATGTCAAAACTCTGGGGCGGACGTTTTACCAAAGCAACCAATCAACTGGTTGAATCATTCACGGCATCCATTGAATTTGACCAGCAATTTGCCATAGAAGATATTGAGGGAAGTATTGCCCATGTCACGATGCTAAGTGAATGTGCGATTATTACAGATGAAGAAGCACGGCAAATCATCGACGGATTACAAACGATTAAAAAGAAAATCAAGTCAGGATCTGTTAATTATACGATTGAAGATGAAGACATTCACATGAATATCGAACGGATGCTGACTGAAGAAATTGGACCAGTTGCCGGGAAACTGCATACAGGAAGAAGCCGTAATGACCAGGTGGCAACCGATATTCATCTTTATGTAAAAAAGAAAACAAAGGAAATGATTAACCTAATAACAGCAGTTCAGCAAGCATTTGTCAATCAGGCAGATACGAATATTGATGTAATCATGCCGGGGTACACACATTTGCAACGGGCACAGCCGATCTTGTTTTCCCATCATATTCTGGCATATTTCTGGATGTTGGAACGGGACAAAGAGCGACTGAAGGATAGTATAAAACGCGTAGATTGGTCGCCACTTGGCGCTGGTGCACTGGCAGGGACGACTTTTCCAACCAATCGGGAGCGTACCGCAGAGTTGCTTGGCTTTGATACGGTTTATCCAAATAGCCTGGACGCGGTTAGCGATCGCGATTTTGTACTGGAGTTTCTATCAATTGCTTCGATCTTAATGACCCATCTTTCCCGAATTTCGGAGGAGTTGGTTATCTGGTCCAGTCAGGAATTTAATTTTGTCGAGCTGGATGATTCGTTTTGTACCGGATCAAGTATCATGCCACAGAAGAAAAATCCGGATGTACCAGAACTTCTAAGAGGGAAAACCGGCCGGGTACATGGGAATTTATTTGGTCTGTTAACCGTTTTAAAAGGTCTTCCGCTTGCGTATAACAAAGATATGCAAGAGGATAAGGAAGGGCTGCTGGATACAGCGACAACGCTTGACGGGTCATTACGTCTGTTGGCGCCGATGATTGATACGATGCAGGTGAAAAAGGAAAACATGTATCATGCTGTTGACCAGGATTATTCCAATGCAACGGATATAGCCGACTACCTGGTGACGAAAGGTTTGCCATTTCGTGAAGCGCATGAAATCATCGGAAAAATCGTGTTATACGCGATCCAGCAGAAGAAATATTTGCTTGAACTATCACTAGATGAATACCAATCATTTAGCACATTATTTGCAAAGGACGTTTTTACATTTCTTGAACCAAAACATGTGGTAGATGCGCGAAAAAGTTTGGGTGGTACGGCGAAAAGTCAGGTGCAGCAGCAATTGGCACAGGCGAAAGCATTGATGGAGGGATAA
- the rnz gene encoding ribonuclease Z — protein sequence MELIFLGTGAGVPSLERNVTAIALAMQQEANSIWLFDCGEATQHQILKTSIKPRKINKIFITHMHGDHIFGLPGFLSSRSFQGGNDVLTVYGPAGIRDFIETSLCTSGTHLTYPLEIVEVTEGQVFADENFTVYCKKLQHGIPCYGFRIVEKDKQGELMADKLKASGIKPGPIYQQIKENPTVTTPDGQVIERKDFIGPDKPGRIISILGDTRNPEQNSAFVENADCLVHEATFEQSKADLAKDYFHSTTAQAAQLAHDANVKQLILTHISSRYQKADNVWLRQEAQAIFPNTEIASDFFRTTIPAKK from the coding sequence ATGGAATTAATCTTCCTTGGCACGGGTGCAGGAGTTCCCTCTTTGGAACGAAACGTCACAGCGATCGCGCTTGCCATGCAACAAGAGGCAAACAGTATCTGGCTGTTTGATTGCGGTGAGGCAACCCAGCATCAAATCTTAAAAACATCCATCAAACCGCGGAAAATAAACAAGATTTTTATTACCCACATGCATGGCGATCATATTTTTGGGCTTCCAGGGTTTTTAAGCAGCCGCTCCTTTCAAGGTGGCAATGATGTGTTAACTGTTTATGGACCAGCCGGGATTAGGGATTTTATCGAGACAAGCTTGTGTACAAGTGGAACACACTTGACGTATCCGCTTGAAATTGTAGAGGTAACGGAGGGACAAGTTTTTGCGGATGAAAACTTCACCGTTTATTGCAAAAAATTGCAGCATGGTATTCCTTGTTACGGATTCCGTATTGTCGAAAAAGATAAACAGGGCGAGCTAATGGCCGATAAGCTGAAAGCCTCGGGTATCAAGCCGGGTCCGATTTATCAGCAGATTAAAGAAAATCCAACAGTCACAACGCCTGATGGACAAGTGATCGAACGCAAAGATTTTATCGGTCCTGATAAACCTGGACGGATTATTTCAATACTTGGCGATACAAGAAATCCGGAGCAAAACAGCGCGTTTGTGGAAAATGCCGATTGTCTCGTGCATGAAGCAACATTTGAGCAGAGCAAGGCAGATCTTGCCAAGGATTATTTTCATTCCACCACTGCACAGGCAGCTCAACTTGCCCATGATGCAAATGTCAAACAGCTCATCCTGACGCATATCTCATCGCGCTATCAAAAGGCAGACAATGTCTGGTTACGTCAAGAAGCACAAGCGATTTTCCCCAACACGGAAATCGCCAGTGACTTTTTTCGGACAACCATTCCTGCCAAAAAATAA
- the namA gene encoding NADPH dehydrogenase NamA, with the protein MQKLFTPIHFQDVELKNRIVMSPMCMYSCYNQDGMITPFHFTHLVSRAVGQTGLVITEATAVQPEGRISAQDLGIWDDAHIPGLTELNEQLHAYGAKTGIQLAHAGRKAELESEIFAPSAIRFDDSYKVPNEMTIDDIKQTIDAFKQGARRAKTAGFDIVEIHGAHGYLINEFLSPLTNKRTDQYGGSPENRYRFLSEIIDAVKTEWNGPIFVRISTDEYHEDGNTLDNMLYFAEEMKKQGIDLIDCSSGGVVPAKVNTYPGYQVPRCETIKHETAIATGAVGLITTGKQAEEILQNERADVVVIGRALLRNPYWAKAAADELGYDIEAPIQYERGWR; encoded by the coding sequence ATGCAAAAACTATTTACACCAATACACTTTCAAGACGTGGAACTAAAAAACCGGATTGTGATGTCACCGATGTGTATGTACTCTTGTTACAATCAGGATGGTATGATCACACCGTTTCACTTCACCCATTTAGTCAGCCGGGCTGTTGGTCAAACAGGGCTTGTGATCACGGAGGCTACTGCTGTTCAGCCTGAAGGTCGAATTTCTGCACAGGATTTAGGAATTTGGGATGATGCGCATATCCCGGGACTAACAGAGTTGAATGAACAGTTGCATGCATATGGTGCAAAAACAGGTATTCAACTCGCGCATGCTGGTCGAAAAGCGGAACTGGAATCAGAAATTTTTGCACCATCTGCCATTCGATTCGATGATTCATATAAAGTTCCAAATGAAATGACAATCGATGATATCAAACAAACCATTGATGCGTTTAAACAGGGGGCACGACGCGCAAAAACTGCAGGCTTTGATATTGTGGAAATTCACGGTGCACACGGATATTTAATCAATGAATTTTTATCACCATTAACCAATAAACGAACAGATCAGTATGGTGGTTCACCAGAAAATCGCTATCGTTTTCTTTCTGAAATTATTGATGCGGTAAAGACAGAATGGAACGGTCCGATTTTTGTCCGGATCTCAACAGATGAATATCATGAAGACGGCAATACCTTGGATAACATGCTTTATTTTGCTGAAGAAATGAAGAAGCAAGGCATTGATTTAATCGATTGCAGCTCAGGTGGTGTTGTACCGGCAAAAGTTAATACGTATCCAGGCTACCAGGTACCCCGATGCGAGACGATTAAGCATGAAACAGCTATTGCAACCGGTGCAGTGGGACTGATCACAACTGGTAAGCAAGCAGAAGAAATTTTGCAAAATGAGCGTGCAGATGTTGTCGTCATCGGACGGGCATTACTCCGGAATCCATATTGGGCTAAGGCCGCAGCTGACGAACTAGGTTATGACATCGAAGCCCCGATCCAATATGAACGCGGCTGGCGGTAG
- a CDS encoding glycerophosphodiester phosphodiesterase, whose product MTTEIIAHRGASKLAPENTMPAFELAYKQGADGIETDVQLTKDGIPVLIHDEQVKRTTNGKGYVKDLTLNQLKELDAGSWFSKKFIGTTIITLEEFLQWIKPKSLYLNIELKNTKIIYKNMETIVYDMLSHYDLLHRTTLSTFNPFSVRRISELCQDLDIALLTSRRNPNLVHDAKAMGANALHVKFRLLRLSLKKACQKENMTLRVYTVNRPMHMRQCFTQKIDGLITDVPNLALQQRSAYQLKHKD is encoded by the coding sequence GTGACAACTGAAATCATTGCACATCGCGGTGCCAGTAAACTTGCTCCAGAGAATACAATGCCTGCCTTTGAGCTAGCTTATAAACAAGGGGCAGACGGTATCGAAACTGATGTGCAGCTTACCAAAGACGGTATACCTGTGTTAATCCACGACGAACAGGTGAAACGGACAACAAACGGAAAGGGATATGTCAAAGATCTGACGCTAAATCAACTAAAAGAATTGGACGCTGGTTCCTGGTTTTCCAAAAAGTTCATAGGTACCACGATCATCACATTGGAAGAATTTTTACAATGGATCAAACCCAAGTCGTTATACTTAAATATTGAGTTAAAAAATACTAAGATAATCTATAAGAACATGGAAACAATTGTGTATGATATGCTATCACACTACGACTTATTACATCGAACGACACTGTCCACATTTAATCCCTTTAGTGTCAGACGGATAAGCGAACTTTGCCAAGACCTTGATATTGCTTTATTGACTTCCCGAAGAAATCCAAACCTTGTACATGATGCCAAGGCAATGGGAGCAAATGCACTGCATGTCAAGTTTCGCTTGCTTCGGCTATCCCTTAAGAAGGCATGTCAAAAAGAGAATATGACACTGCGAGTATATACCGTGAATCGACCGATGCATATGCGTCAATGTTTCACCCAAAAAATAGATGGTCTGATTACTGATGTTCCTAATCTCGCATTGCAACAGCGTAGCGCATATCAGTTAAAACATAAGGACTAG
- a CDS encoding MBL fold metallo-hydrolase has translation MMKVLHDTIHQLTIPTPFAVGDVHVYLLKGDVLSLVDAGVRTKEAWEALVLQLKQLGYSPNDIEQLILTHHHPDHIGLVGEFPRAHSIVGHSFNEPWLTKDESFFNRYEQFFKDYFAFFGVPDVYLKYLEQMKSELGHFGEGSLTAVIDEGDVLPGHDQWRVIGTKGHAQSHLSFFRESDGSFIGGDHLLAHITPNPVLEPPYNEGQERPKPLLQYRSNLNKCLQLGIQKVYPGHNEVFSNLDELIPAQLKLQEKRANKVFEMLQVKEQKPFAICQQLFPKKFAKQLDLTMSETIGQLDFLENEGKILATVKDGILFYQIK, from the coding sequence ATGATGAAAGTATTACACGACACCATTCATCAGCTAACGATTCCCACGCCTTTTGCAGTAGGAGATGTACATGTTTACCTCTTAAAAGGTGACGTTTTATCGCTCGTTGATGCGGGGGTGAGAACAAAAGAAGCATGGGAAGCGCTGGTATTACAATTAAAGCAACTAGGCTACTCGCCTAATGATATTGAACAACTTATTTTAACCCATCATCATCCAGATCATATTGGACTTGTTGGAGAATTTCCACGTGCACATTCCATTGTCGGACATTCATTTAATGAACCATGGTTGACGAAGGATGAATCATTTTTCAACCGGTATGAACAATTTTTTAAGGATTATTTCGCATTCTTTGGTGTTCCGGACGTATATTTAAAATATTTGGAGCAAATGAAATCAGAACTGGGACATTTTGGTGAAGGGTCATTAACAGCTGTTATCGATGAAGGGGATGTTTTACCTGGTCATGACCAATGGCGAGTTATCGGGACAAAGGGGCATGCACAAAGTCATTTATCTTTTTTTCGGGAATCAGATGGGTCATTTATTGGCGGTGATCACTTGCTTGCCCATATTACCCCGAATCCGGTATTGGAGCCACCTTATAATGAAGGACAAGAACGGCCAAAACCATTACTGCAGTATCGAAGTAATTTAAATAAGTGTTTGCAATTGGGAATCCAAAAAGTGTACCCGGGTCACAATGAGGTGTTTTCGAATCTGGATGAATTGATACCAGCCCAGCTAAAACTGCAGGAAAAACGGGCAAATAAAGTATTTGAAATGCTTCAGGTTAAGGAACAAAAACCATTTGCAATTTGTCAGCAATTATTTCCCAAAAAGTTTGCAAAACAGCTTGATTTAACCATGTCTGAAACCATCGGCCAACTGGATTTTCTTGAAAATGAGGGGAAAATACTGGCAACCGTGAAAGATGGTATACTTTTCTATCAAATTAAATAG